One part of the Thermoanaerobacterium sp. CMT5567-10 genome encodes these proteins:
- a CDS encoding HAD family hydrolase, giving the protein MIDTVMFDLDGTLLPVDTDKMIMDYFKAISKKISAHFEPLFFQKALFTASMDMINNLDPEKTNEEAFFDSFLKIVKYPKEKLMKIFNDFYENDYKNLGLDVCKNEYVKMSVELLKKKGYDIVLATNPIFPDTAIKERLRWAGLDHTYFSFITSYEIMHYCKPYIEYYKEIVYKLNKNPQNCIMIGNDVDEDIVSSSIGFKTFLVDEFMINRSSKDISTIDRGNYRDMYEYIKRLPVIR; this is encoded by the coding sequence ATGATAGACACAGTGATGTTTGATTTAGATGGTACTCTATTGCCTGTAGATACTGATAAAATGATCATGGATTATTTTAAAGCTATATCGAAAAAAATATCTGCTCATTTTGAGCCGTTATTTTTTCAAAAAGCTCTTTTTACTGCCAGCATGGATATGATAAACAATTTAGATCCTGAGAAGACAAACGAAGAAGCATTTTTTGATTCATTTTTAAAAATAGTAAAATATCCAAAGGAAAAATTGATGAAAATTTTTAATGATTTTTATGAAAATGACTATAAAAATTTGGGATTAGATGTTTGTAAAAATGAGTATGTAAAGATGTCGGTAGAATTGCTGAAGAAAAAGGGCTATGATATTGTACTTGCTACAAACCCAATTTTCCCAGATACAGCAATAAAAGAAAGATTGAGATGGGCCGGTCTTGACCATACATATTTTAGTTTTATAACATCTTATGAGATAATGCACTATTGCAAGCCTTATATTGAATATTACAAAGAGATTGTTTATAAACTTAATAAAAATCCACAGAATTGTATCATGATAGGAAATGATGTTGATGAAGATATAGTGTCTTCCAGCATCGGATTTAAGACATTTCTAGTAGATGAATTCATGATAAATAGGTCATCAAAAGATATTTCAACTATAGATCGAGGGAATTACAGAGATATGTACGAGTATATTAAGAGATTACCTGTTATTAGATAG
- a CDS encoding ECF transporter S component encodes MREKDFKRLVYIALMTALITVGTMVIQIPTPYTKGYINIGDSFIFLSASILGPFGGFISGGVGSALADLLSGYAVWAPWTFVIKGLEGLIVALLLRRKSTKYFIRIAAFILAAIWMVVGYYIGGAVMYGFKAALADVPGNVIQGIGSVIIGSILVESLSRIKYFKDLKQG; translated from the coding sequence GTGAGAGAAAAAGACTTTAAACGACTCGTCTATATAGCTTTAATGACTGCACTTATTACTGTAGGTACTATGGTTATACAGATTCCTACACCTTATACAAAAGGATATATAAATATTGGAGATTCATTTATATTCTTATCAGCTTCAATATTAGGACCTTTTGGTGGATTCATTTCCGGCGGCGTTGGTTCGGCATTAGCTGATCTTTTGTCTGGATATGCTGTATGGGCGCCGTGGACTTTTGTCATAAAAGGGCTAGAAGGACTTATAGTTGCACTTTTACTAAGGAGGAAGAGTACGAAATATTTTATCCGAATTGCAGCTTTTATTTTAGCAGCGATATGGATGGTAGTCGGCTATTACATCGGTGGCGCCGTTATGTATGGTTTTAAAGCAGCTTTAGCTGATGTACCAGGAAATGTTATTCAAGGTATAGGCAGCGTAATTATCGGCTCCATTCTTGTTGAATCATTATCGAGAATAAAATATTTTAAAGACTTAAAGCAAGGTTAA
- a CDS encoding calcium-transporting P-type ATPase, PMR1-type has product MKENWILDIDEVSSNLKTDVKKGLSSEEAKKRLEKYGPNNLSEKKKRTALSMLLDQFKDYMVIILIIASIVSFFLGEITDAVIILFIILLNAFLGMIQENNAEKSLESLKKLSAPVSRVLRDGKVIEIESRYLVPGDIVFLEAGNFVPADGRIIESANLKVDESALTGESIASEKIAGKLSDKNLNVGDRINMVYMGTIVTYGRGLFVVTETGMDTEMGKIAKMLDNDDKVKTPLQIKLEQLGKYLGTGALIICAIIFIIGVMEKRPVFDMFMTSVSLAVAAIPEGLPAIVTITLALGVQKMIKRNAIIRKLPAVETLGSANVICSDKTGTLTQNKMTVVKVYTDFKELDLDDQYDNKADFLLECSTLCTDAFIDDKGKSFGDPTEVAIVSVFEKNLYKKSDLENKYPRVAEIPFDSDRKMMTTIHKAHDNNYKVITKGAFDSVIERCKYILKDGKIENLTDDDKSEIKLENEKMGNNALRVLAISYKNTDNIPEKLSSDDVEKDLIFIGLLGMIDPPREEVKKSVDICKMAGIKPVMITGDHKITATAIAKELGILNKGDMAVTGRELEAMTDDELYKKVKDISVYARVSPEHKMRIVKAWQRNNAVVAMTGDGVNDAPALKQADIGAAMGITGTDVAKDSADMVLTDDNFATIVAAIEEGRTIYENIKKSIHYLLSCNIGEILVLLIATLAGMPMPLKPIHILWVNLVTDSLPALALGVEPADKDIMTKKPRPKNENIFADGLMLRIPVEGIMIGLVSFIAFLFGLRENITNARTMAFAVLTFSQLSQALNVRSNKSIFKIGLFKNKYMVLALAVSIFLQLVVILTPLNAIFGIKNINIYDWDIIILLSLLPIIIMEIVKALFFKSK; this is encoded by the coding sequence ATGAAGGAAAATTGGATTCTTGATATTGATGAAGTTTCAAGCAATTTGAAGACAGATGTAAAGAAAGGGCTTTCGTCAGAAGAAGCCAAAAAGAGACTAGAAAAATACGGTCCAAACAATTTAAGTGAAAAAAAGAAAAGAACCGCCCTTTCAATGTTATTGGATCAATTTAAAGATTATATGGTAATTATTTTAATAATTGCTTCTATAGTTTCGTTTTTTCTAGGCGAGATTACAGATGCAGTAATAATTTTGTTTATCATTTTGTTAAATGCCTTCTTAGGAATGATACAAGAAAATAATGCCGAAAAATCTCTTGAATCTCTTAAAAAATTGTCTGCACCGGTATCGCGAGTATTAAGAGATGGAAAAGTTATAGAGATAGAATCACGGTATCTTGTTCCTGGTGATATAGTATTTTTAGAAGCTGGAAATTTTGTTCCGGCAGATGGCAGAATTATAGAATCTGCAAATTTGAAAGTTGATGAATCTGCTCTCACGGGTGAATCAATTGCATCAGAAAAAATAGCAGGTAAATTGTCAGATAAAAATTTGAATGTCGGCGATAGAATTAATATGGTTTATATGGGAACAATTGTAACCTATGGTAGAGGACTATTTGTAGTAACAGAGACCGGCATGGATACTGAGATGGGTAAAATTGCAAAAATGTTGGACAATGATGATAAAGTAAAGACACCACTTCAGATTAAATTAGAGCAGTTAGGTAAATATCTTGGTACAGGAGCTCTTATTATATGTGCGATTATATTTATAATAGGAGTAATGGAAAAAAGGCCTGTATTTGATATGTTCATGACATCAGTAAGTCTTGCTGTTGCTGCTATTCCTGAAGGATTGCCTGCCATAGTGACAATTACTTTAGCTTTAGGCGTTCAAAAGATGATTAAGAGAAACGCTATAATAAGAAAACTTCCTGCAGTAGAGACATTAGGAAGTGCCAATGTCATATGCTCTGATAAAACAGGTACTTTGACACAAAATAAAATGACTGTTGTCAAGGTTTATACTGATTTTAAAGAGTTAGATTTAGATGATCAATATGACAATAAAGCTGATTTTTTACTAGAATGTTCAACTCTTTGTACTGATGCGTTTATAGATGATAAAGGTAAAAGTTTTGGAGATCCGACAGAAGTTGCGATAGTATCTGTTTTTGAAAAGAATCTTTATAAAAAATCGGATTTGGAAAATAAATATCCTAGAGTAGCAGAAATCCCTTTTGATTCCGACAGAAAGATGATGACGACGATTCATAAAGCCCATGACAATAATTACAAAGTCATAACAAAAGGCGCCTTTGACAGTGTTATAGAAAGGTGTAAATACATATTAAAAGATGGGAAGATAGAAAATTTGACTGATGATGATAAATCAGAAATCAAACTAGAAAATGAGAAGATGGGAAATAATGCATTAAGGGTTTTGGCAATATCTTATAAAAATACTGATAATATTCCAGAAAAGCTAAGCAGTGATGATGTGGAGAAGGATTTGATATTTATTGGGTTGCTAGGTATGATAGATCCACCTAGAGAAGAAGTCAAAAAATCTGTTGATATCTGCAAGATGGCAGGAATTAAGCCTGTTATGATAACAGGTGACCACAAAATTACAGCTACGGCTATTGCAAAAGAATTGGGGATTTTAAATAAGGGTGATATGGCTGTAACAGGCCGAGAATTAGAAGCGATGACTGATGATGAGTTGTATAAAAAAGTAAAAGATATATCTGTATATGCCAGAGTTTCACCAGAACATAAGATGAGGATTGTTAAAGCGTGGCAGAGGAATAATGCAGTTGTAGCCATGACTGGTGATGGTGTAAATGATGCACCAGCATTAAAACAGGCAGACATAGGTGCTGCAATGGGAATAACAGGTACTGATGTAGCAAAAGATTCCGCAGATATGGTATTAACTGACGATAATTTTGCGACAATAGTTGCTGCGATAGAAGAAGGTAGGACTATATATGAAAATATAAAAAAGTCTATTCATTACCTTTTATCATGCAATATAGGCGAAATACTTGTTCTTTTAATTGCTACATTAGCAGGTATGCCAATGCCGCTTAAACCAATTCATATCTTATGGGTAAATCTTGTGACAGATAGTCTACCAGCGTTAGCGTTAGGTGTTGAGCCAGCTGATAAAGACATCATGACCAAAAAACCAAGGCCAAAAAATGAAAACATCTTTGCTGATGGACTTATGCTTAGAATACCTGTTGAAGGTATAATGATAGGATTAGTGTCATTTATAGCATTTTTATTTGGGTTAAGAGAAAATATTACTAACGCAAGAACGATGGCATTTGCTGTTTTAACTTTTTCGCAGCTTTCTCAAGCATTGAATGTAAGATCCAACAAGTCAATATTTAAAATTGGCCTATTTAAAAATAAATATATGGTATTGGCTTTAGCTGTTTCAATATTTCTTCAACTTGTGGTTATATTGACTCCGCTTAATGCTATATTTGGCATAAAAAATATAAACATATACGATTGGGATATTATAATTTTATTATCGCTTTTGCCTATTATAATTATGGAGATAGTAAAAGCTTTATTCTTCAAATCAAAATAA
- a CDS encoding aspartyl-phosphate phosphatase Spo0E family protein, with the protein MYNKISILEEQISNLRDELDDLIKQEEVKYDIVLDLSRKLDDLIVLYVTTKAKKHLSNGDIVQ; encoded by the coding sequence ATGTACAATAAAATATCTATATTAGAAGAACAGATAAGCAATTTACGAGATGAACTTGATGACTTAATAAAGCAGGAAGAAGTAAAATATGATATAGTGCTTGATTTGAGTCGAAAACTGGATGATTTAATCGTATTATATGTGACGACTAAAGCCAAAAAACATTTATCAAATGGTGATATTGTGCAATAA
- a CDS encoding DHHA1 domain-containing protein, translating to MERMYYYDSYKRSFTANVVDASFVNGHYEIILDETYFYPESGGQPADTGTIDEIKVENVILKNNKVIHMLKEIPKNKSVFCEIDWEKRFDNMQQHSGQHLLSAVFYKLYNAETESFSIGDDCSHITLTNNNLSESELAEAEEEANKIIYSNLPISTYFVDNKELAKLPLRKKPKVNENIRIVEIKDIDYSPCGGTHVKSLGEIGLIKIRNYEKSKKGIRIEFLCGLRAIKDYNVKNNCINTLISLLSVKEDEILGKVNKLVLENKELKKELNMMKENILLYEAEKLISESVDLKKYKLVTKTFNDRDLKELRTLSQIVTKEKGIVCILCSISKSANIVISRSEDVNININSFFNSVLDIIDGNGGGNQKICQGCGKVENIDKALEKAIDIISN from the coding sequence ATGGAGAGAATGTACTATTATGACAGTTATAAAAGGTCTTTTACTGCTAATGTTGTTGATGCAAGTTTTGTAAATGGACATTATGAAATAATTCTTGATGAAACATATTTTTATCCTGAAAGCGGCGGACAACCTGCAGATACTGGAACTATAGATGAAATAAAAGTTGAGAATGTCATTTTAAAAAATAATAAAGTCATTCATATGTTAAAAGAAATTCCTAAAAATAAAAGTGTATTTTGTGAAATAGATTGGGAAAAAAGATTTGACAATATGCAGCAACATAGCGGCCAACATCTTTTATCAGCAGTATTTTATAAATTATATAATGCAGAAACGGAAAGTTTTAGCATAGGAGATGATTGTTCTCATATAACATTGACGAACAACAATCTTAGTGAAAGTGAACTTGCAGAAGCTGAAGAGGAAGCAAATAAGATAATATATTCAAATTTGCCAATTTCGACATATTTTGTAGACAATAAAGAGTTAGCTAAATTGCCTTTAAGAAAGAAACCAAAGGTTAATGAAAATATTAGGATTGTAGAGATTAAAGATATAGACTATTCACCTTGTGGAGGTACACATGTAAAAAGTTTAGGTGAAATAGGATTAATAAAAATTAGAAATTATGAGAAATCAAAAAAAGGTATTAGAATAGAATTTTTATGCGGTCTCAGAGCCATTAAAGATTATAATGTCAAGAATAATTGTATTAATACGTTAATATCATTATTATCTGTAAAAGAAGATGAAATTTTAGGGAAAGTGAATAAATTAGTTTTGGAGAATAAGGAATTAAAAAAGGAATTAAACATGATGAAAGAAAATATACTTTTATATGAGGCAGAAAAATTAATTAGTGAATCAGTTGATTTAAAAAAATACAAATTGGTGACAAAGACTTTTAATGATAGAGATTTAAAAGAATTAAGGACTTTATCTCAAATTGTCACAAAAGAAAAAGGGATTGTTTGTATTTTATGTAGTATTTCAAAAAGCGCTAATATAGTTATATCGAGATCTGAGGATGTTAATATAAATATAAATTCGTTTTTTAATTCAGTATTAGATATAATAGATGGAAATGGTGGCGGGAATCAAAAAATATGTCAAGGATGTGGAAAAGTAGAAAATATAGATAAAGCATTAGAAAAAGCTATTGATATCATATCAAATTAA
- the ilvE gene encoding branched-chain-amino-acid transaminase translates to MPIVYLNGEFVDSEKAAISVFDHGFLYGDGVFEGIRTYDGVIFKLDDHLKRLYNMAKALLLDIPLSKEEMAEKICETVRRNNLKDAYIRLVVSRGKGDLGLDPYKCSKPTVVIIADEISLYPEEMYQNGLKIITSTFRRNSIQTLDPQIKSLNYLNNILAKIEAVKAGYPEALLLNVDGYVVECTGDNVFIVSDGVLYTPPSAAGALGGITRATVIDIAKKLGIPFEEKYFSLFNVYTADECFLTGTAAEAIPVTEVDKRVIGNGKPGEITKKIIEEFKKVRTLYGTKVY, encoded by the coding sequence ATGCCTATAGTATATCTTAATGGCGAGTTTGTAGATAGTGAAAAAGCAGCCATTTCTGTTTTTGACCATGGTTTTCTTTATGGTGATGGTGTTTTTGAAGGAATCAGGACATATGATGGTGTTATTTTTAAACTTGATGATCACCTAAAGAGGCTTTACAATATGGCAAAAGCGCTTCTTCTGGATATCCCTTTAAGCAAAGAAGAAATGGCTGAGAAAATTTGTGAGACAGTAAGGCGCAATAATTTAAAGGATGCATACATAAGGCTTGTTGTATCAAGAGGAAAAGGCGATTTAGGTCTGGATCCTTATAAATGTTCTAAGCCGACAGTCGTAATAATTGCGGATGAAATTTCTTTATATCCAGAAGAGATGTATCAAAATGGATTAAAAATAATTACTTCTACGTTCAGACGAAATTCAATTCAGACTTTAGATCCGCAAATAAAATCTTTGAATTATTTAAATAATATATTAGCAAAAATCGAAGCAGTAAAAGCAGGTTATCCTGAGGCGCTTTTATTGAATGTAGATGGTTATGTTGTAGAGTGTACAGGAGATAATGTATTTATAGTATCGGATGGTGTTTTGTATACACCGCCATCTGCTGCAGGAGCGCTTGGAGGTATAACAAGGGCCACTGTAATTGACATAGCAAAAAAATTGGGAATACCATTTGAAGAAAAGTATTTTTCGCTTTTCAATGTATATACAGCGGATGAATGCTTCTTAACTGGTACTGCTGCAGAAGCCATTCCGGTAACTGAAGTTGATAAAAGAGTAATTGGAAATGGTAAACCTGGAGAAATTACGAAAAAAATCATTGAAGAATTCAAGAAAGTAAGAACTTTGTACGGAACAAAAGTATATTAA
- the tnpA gene encoding IS200/IS605 family transposase, translating into MANKRDEMARTKWMCKYHIVFTPKYRRKIIYNQYKESIRDILKELCKYKGVEIIEGHLMPDHVHMLVSIPPKISVSSFMGYLKGKSALMIFDRHANLKYKFGNRHFWAEGYYVSTVGLNEATIKKYIQEQEKRDIMLDKLSVKEYEDPFKG; encoded by the coding sequence ATGGCTAATAAACGAGATGAAATGGCACGCACAAAATGGATGTGCAAATACCACATTGTGTTCACTCCTAAGTATAGACGAAAAATAATATATAATCAATACAAAGAAAGTATAAGGGATATATTAAAAGAACTATGTAAATACAAAGGAGTGGAAATAATAGAAGGACATCTAATGCCGGATCATGTACACATGTTAGTGAGTATACCACCAAAAATTAGTGTATCTAGTTTTATGGGATACTTAAAAGGGAAGAGTGCATTGATGATATTTGACAGGCATGCAAATCTAAAGTATAAATTTGGCAATAGACATTTTTGGGCGGAAGGATATTATGTAAGCACTGTAGGACTAAATGAGGCAACAATAAAGAAATACATTCAGGAACAAGAAAAGCGAGATATTATGTTGGACAAATTAAGTGTAAAAGAATATGAGGACCCCTTTAAGGGGTAG
- a CDS encoding DUF362 domain-containing protein: MAHIITDECISCGACAAECPVEAIHEGTGKYEVDADTCIDCGACESVCPTGAVKAE; this comes from the coding sequence ATGGCACATATTATAACAGATGAATGCATTAGCTGTGGTGCTTGTGCTGCAGAATGCCCTGTAGAAGCTATTCACGAAGGTACTGGCAAATATGAGGTAGATGCTGATACATGCATTGATTGTGGCGCATGTGAATCAGTATGCCCAACAGGAGCTGTAAAAGCTGAATAA
- a CDS encoding sugar nucleotide-binding protein: protein MHNILILGGSGLVGTAIINEMNKYDKFQVYSTYFQNPVPLNQDRSFKLNIEDPDNISILLNTLKPHGIVSCLRGDFNKQLILHIKVAEYLMENGGTLYFFSTTNVFDNDLSKPHYEDDLPNSHSDYGQYKIACEKRMTEILHDNVCILRLPQVWGKSSPRMNELLNSLHNNKDIVVYPKLFHNTNTDVMIAKQLCYIINNNLKGIFHLAPENIINYKDFYYELIRRLGFKNAKIKNNFDEEGYFALLSKRNNEFPKQLRFTNKSVINYLIN from the coding sequence ATGCACAATATTTTAATACTAGGTGGAAGTGGACTTGTAGGAACAGCAATAATAAATGAGATGAATAAATATGATAAATTTCAGGTTTATTCAACGTACTTTCAAAATCCTGTACCATTGAATCAAGATAGAAGTTTTAAACTCAACATAGAAGATCCGGATAACATAAGTATTCTATTGAATACTCTAAAGCCCCATGGCATAGTTTCATGTTTAAGAGGAGATTTTAATAAGCAATTGATTCTACATATAAAAGTTGCTGAATATCTAATGGAAAATGGTGGCACTTTATACTTTTTCTCTACTACAAATGTCTTTGATAATGACTTAAGTAAACCTCATTATGAAGATGATTTGCCAAATTCTCATAGTGATTATGGGCAATATAAGATAGCTTGTGAAAAAAGAATGACAGAAATATTACATGATAATGTTTGTATATTAAGACTTCCTCAAGTTTGGGGAAAAAGTTCTCCAAGAATGAACGAACTATTAAACTCGCTTCATAATAACAAAGATATTGTTGTTTATCCCAAACTTTTTCATAATACAAATACTGATGTGATGATAGCAAAACAATTATGCTACATAATAAATAATAATTTAAAGGGAATCTTTCATTTGGCACCAGAAAATATAATCAATTATAAGGATTTTTATTATGAATTAATAAGAAGATTGGGTTTTAAAAATGCAAAAATTAAAAACAACTTTGATGAAGAAGGATACTTTGCACTTTTATCAAAAAGAAACAATGAATTTCCTAAACAATTAAGGTTTACCAATAAATCGGTAATTAATTATTTGATTAATTGA
- a CDS encoding helix-turn-helix domain-containing protein, which produces MKLISLKDKQEIILSYIRDGKSQRQISRETGIDRKVIRKYIKKYEEKRRDLINEGKIDGNTDIQEIIDNIVERSKYNIENRHKRKLIYIML; this is translated from the coding sequence GTGAAGTTGATTTCTTTGAAAGACAAACAGGAAATAATATTATCATATATTAGAGATGGTAAATCTCAGAGACAGATATCTAGAGAAACTGGTATCGATAGAAAAGTTATTAGAAAATATATTAAAAAATATGAAGAAAAGAGAAGGGACTTGATAAATGAAGGAAAAATAGATGGAAATACAGATATTCAAGAGATTATTGATAATATAGTTGAAAGGTCTAAGTACAATATTGAAAACAGACATAAAAGAAAATTGATATATATAATGCTTTAA
- a CDS encoding ATP-binding protein, whose amino-acid sequence MNKKEISKEIEQFATSLRLPGIKKYFQEDAKDAATRSISYEEYLYGLLQKEYDLKQEHAKENRIRLLIFLLGYISFDKEGSELLFTNLSFERWAEIFQDPVMTAAMVDKLTHKAF is encoded by the coding sequence GTGAATAAAAAGGAAATATCAAAAGAAATAGAACAATTTGCAACAAGCTTAAGACTACCAGGAATAAAGAAATACTTTCAAGAAGATGCAAAAGATGCTGCAACAAGAAGTATAAGTTATGAAGAATATTTATATGGATTACTTCAAAAAGAATATGACCTAAAACAGGAACATGCAAAAGAAAATCGTATAAGGTTGCTAATTTTCCTTCTAGGTTATATCTCTTTTGACAAAGAGGGATCTGAGCTTTTATTTACAAACTTATCATTTGAAAGGTGGGCTGAAATATTTCAAGATCCAGTAATGACAGCAGCGATGGTAGATAAACTAACGCATAAAGCCTTTTAG
- the sufU gene encoding Fe-S cluster assembly sulfur transfer protein SufU, with translation MSDLNQLYSEVIMEHYENSPHEKELKDATHKERGYNPLCGDDITLYLKMNGDIIEDASFTGHGCAISQASTSMMIDLIKGKDKKEASRLVQGFIDMIHKKDVNLDELGDAQVLQGVSDFPARVKCALLAWKALQGIL, from the coding sequence ATGAGCGATTTAAATCAGCTTTATTCTGAGGTTATAATGGAACATTACGAAAACTCTCCCCATGAAAAAGAACTTAAAGATGCTACTCACAAAGAAAGAGGCTACAATCCTCTTTGCGGCGACGATATTACTCTTTATTTAAAAATGAACGGTGACATTATAGAAGATGCTTCTTTCACAGGTCACGGGTGCGCCATAAGCCAAGCATCAACCTCTATGATGATAGATTTAATAAAAGGAAAAGACAAAAAAGAAGCTTCAAGGCTTGTGCAAGGATTCATAGACATGATACACAAAAAAGACGTAAACCTTGATGAATTAGGTGATGCCCAAGTATTACAGGGGGTATCTGACTTTCCTGCCCGCGTAAAATGTGCTTTACTTGCGTGGAAAGCGCTCCAGGGAATTTTATAA